In one Plasmodium vivax chromosome 4, whole genome shotgun sequence genomic region, the following are encoded:
- a CDS encoding vacuolar protein sorting-associated protein 45, putative (encoded by transcript PVX_002720A) produces MESNPYVFKSLVQIYEEYLNLIIHRVKGYKVLILDDETKTIISLIFSHSYILEKEIFLTLNFNDSNIFEDATSSGGKSDKFDFKNYKIKNLKHLKAIFLLRPTHTNILKLMKELRRPIFLEYYLFFTNVLSDKYTEKLAKADEFEVVKNIMEYYIDAYVLHDNLFSLNIDYTSFLYKNDEHSLSVADRGRNRRRRKKKGPFVKSTPGVNPTDGGYDFGGARNIYDKLTIDEFGLLGEGGNEDAFSNVQLQNSSDYNASTIADDDVSNYSSFALFENQVVQRIVDGVFSLLCSVKQVPDIIYNRNSPICKHIIDLLKIKMLKNESVFSAVLDSYERYNGEVERQIKMATHQGEHSTYQFNTIMGSQHGNMGTEGNCCYMIILDRREDPITPLLTQWTYQAMLHELIGIENNKINLGINSEESQIVMSCMYDDFYNEHLFDNFGDLGKAVKTYVDMYQEETSRKSNLESIDDIQKFIEIYPNYKKLSGNVTKHVNILHKFAEVVEKRQLFYMSELEQSIAIYHKKGEHFKQVIDTIRNETYTNYDVLRLSLLYTLKYEDEEEVEVIKTELTKRNIDKDQVLLIDALLMYASEEARNNQLFKEQTFLDFAKTTITRTIKGTSNVFTLHKSYIYYLIEDLMKAKLDSHTYTTTNLLNIEPNVNKRVNSMIVFFIGGATYEEYRDLQYLSKRYNISFLLGATQLHNSQSFLADALQLVKD; encoded by the coding sequence atggagagcaaCCCGTACGTGTTCAAGAGCCTGGTGCAGATCTACGAGGAGTACCTGAACCTGATCATACACCGCGTGAAGGGCTACAAAGTGCTGATCCTGGACGACGAGACGAAGACGATCATCTCGCTCATCTTCTCCCATTCCTACATCctggaaaaggaaatcttCCTCACCTTGAATTTTAACGACAGCAACATTTTCGAAGATGCGACGAGCAGCGGTGGGAAAAGTGACAAATTTGACTTTaagaattacaaaataaaaaatctgaAGCATTTGAAGGCCATTTTCTTGCTAAGACCGACGCACACCAACATCCTAAAGTTAATGAAGGAGCTGAGGAGGCCCATATTCCTAGAGTACTACCTCTTCTTCACCAATGTCTTGAGCGATAAGTACACAGAGAAGCTAGCCAAAGCGGATGAATTTGAAGTCGTTAAGAATATCATGGAGTACTACATAGATGCGTATGTCCTCcatgataatttattttccctaaATATTGACTATACatcttttttgtataaaaatgatgagcaTTCCCTATCCGTTGCAGATAGAGGGAGgaacaggaggaggaggaagaagaaagggcCTTTTGTGAAAAGCACTCCAGGTGTGAACCCCACTGATGGAGGGTACGATTTCGGGGGAGCAAGAAACATATATGATAAGCTGACAATTGATGAGTTTGGGCTACTTGGGGAAGGAGGAAACGAGGATGCCTTCTCCAATGTACAGCTCCAAAATAGTAGTGACTATAACGCTAGTACCATTGCAGATGATGATGTGAGCAACTACTCCAGCTTTGCTCTGTTCGAAAATCAAGTGGTTCAAAGAATCGTCGACGGAGTGTTCTCCCTCCTCTGCTCTGTTAAGCAAGTGCCGGACATCATCTACAATAGGAACTCCCCCATTTGTAAGCACATAATtgatttgttaaaaattaaaatgctgAAAAACGAGTCCGTCTTTTCTGCCGTGTTGGATTCGTACGAAAGGTACAATGGGGAGGTGGAGCGGCAGATCAAAATGGCTACCCACCAGGGGGAACATAGCACCTACCAGTTTAATACCATCATGGGGAGTCAACATGGGAATATGGGCACCGAGGGAAACTGCTGCTATATGATTATTCTAGACAGAAGGGAAGACCCCATCACCCCGCTGCTAACCCAGTGGACCTACCAAGCGATGCTGCACGAACTCATCGGCATAgagaataacaaaataaatttgggCATCAACTCAGAAGAATCCCAAATAGTGATGTCTTGCATGTATGATGATTTCTACAATGAGCATCTGTTTGACAATTTTGGAGACCTCGGAAAGGCAGTCAAAACGTATGTAGATATGTACCAAGAGGAGACCTCTCGAAAGAGCAACCTCGAATCGATAGATGACATTCAGAAGTTCATAGAGATCTACCCCAACTATAAGAAGCTCTCTGGGAACGTTACAAAACATGTGAACATCCTCCACAAGTTTGCAGAAGTGGTGGAGAAGAGGCAACTCTTTTACATGTCCGAGCTTGAGCAGTCCATCGCCATTtaccacaaaaaaggggaacactTCAAGCAGGTCATCGACACGATTAGAAATGAGACGTATACTAACTATGATGTGTTGCGCCTGTCCCTGCTGTATACCCTCAAGTacgaagacgaagaagaagtcgAGGTCATCAAAACGGAGCTGACCAAAAGGAACATTGACAAGGATCAAGTGCTCCTCATTGATGCCTTGCTAATGTATGCGAGTGAAGAAGCGAGGAATAATCAGCTGTTCAAAGAGCAAACCTTTTTAGACTTTGCAAAAACGACCATAACGAGAACGATCAAGGGGACCTCCAACGTTTTTACGTTACACAAATCGTATATTTATTACCTCATTGAAGATTTGATGAAGGCTAAGTTGGATAGCCACACGTACACGACGACCAACTTGCTCAACATAGAGCCCAATGTGAATAAGCGGGTCAACTCCATGATCGTCTTCTTCATCGGGGGGGCCACCTACGAGGAGTACCGCGATTTGCAGTACCTCAGCAAGCGCTACAACATCTCCTTCCTCCTGGGCGCCACGCAGCTCCACAACTCGCAGTCCTTCCTGGCGGACGCGCTGCAGCTGGTCAAGGACTGA
- a CDS encoding hypothetical protein (encoded by transcript PVX_002735A), giving the protein MNYQREIAKWVERKSKLGKGKRGGRYVLLRFKRAVRESLWGELLCKVGLDGGVASPAPHAVGTIMRGMGDDSLGSLSLPRDPPKESTSKDRLPKECLPKECPPKTLLLKRTVQNFHNVRRLLGRNDPVYADLARAFSRELQGREGDTLNRLDGQPNGRSGRYDQAEHLQRGSDTIDVADLMHLFIFYTSIEWHRFGFLIQILRCITRVGSTASSNQETCAKFLKSCVNLRIEIKKKLKTKKGGPIFRLHRGTTHWGKSHPFTLMPNGVPPIRGSPHQVKRLIGRPSPKWRHSPKRLQNRSNLQKRGRNALRPLPPGGRRSYHVEETYAKWEKRTFKLEMVLCNGLIEECAYLILGKGGHLDDAIMKYVKVLRRGGIYLNRGDSSNSFTSQLAYYVNANCECLPPDELLIAVDYLTEARKEAKRGTGVDPQIGRIKLTRALTRMSQHLCSAIQKGSNEYTAGEVSKVLALCVRNKRYDGNHYDENLLEGVISYAVEHLDQISSRRLTRLAINIHQKMGYPRNGLLQAIVNRYRPPFRRGASRGGRGRTDRTRRRGERADTSRRERANTPPLETTDGPSWEGNPPRRNFQSVRISQLLRFLKVLIQNDLHLDEQWADYFLSLIKRKFAHISRGDFPLLCHVLLHVQSREILPSFFTPSGRYHLYRYFPIEELAKSLRLTPLIQVLLLLSTQIHPHNRRIFFFLFFNTLRKFCLQSGPPHESAHGERPNRGGDSTCMSSPPQIEKDQRGENEKQELSFFKHNLNFYERGNNNKYGKKKKKKKKQLLQNKIAKAPIPTCEQVKEEIIPFIKLAPPDCEREVILDAANRLSSTQGGETTCVYTVTTPGGAAPPDQQNSVKENCPTRVTSPLGGDPPGETNHPHFVITCNGVANGRGLPRQTHLRENNAPSASGGRTDPPYGNPPMKKQTDHKSDYFESVANARNVLLAIQTVLLHLAEEPPNGSLEDASSSRRLSSRLSELTLTQLFLLHRTYALCCAYIDSSLSEQRSLNNERVVSSSRLHKQVLSVLAHVTPQEEVTSELVHHPFQVDICLRRRPC; this is encoded by the exons ATGAATTACCAAAGAGAAATCGCCAAATGGGTTGAACGGAAAAGCAAACTTGGGAAGGGAAAGCGCGGCGGTCGGTACGTGCTGCTTCGCTTCAAGCGGGCAGTTAGGGAgtccctttggggggagcTCCTCTGCAAGGTGGGCTTGGATGGAGGGGTCGCCAGCCCCGCCCCGCACGCAGTTGGTACTATCATGCGTGGAATGGGTGATGACTCGCTCGGTTCGCTCAGTTTACCTAGAGaccccccaaaggagagCACATCGAAAGATCGCTTGCCAAAGGAGTGCCTACCAAAGGAGTGCCCACCGAAAACGCTTCTGCTAAAGCGAACCGTACAGAACTTCCACAACGTGCGGCGCCTGCTCGGGCGCAACGACCCGGTCTATGCGGACCTGGCGCGGGCCTTCTCGCGAGAATTACAAGGACGGGAAGGAGACACACTCAACCGCCTCGATGGCCAACCGAATGGCCGCTCTGGCCGATATGACCAAGCGGAGCACCTCCAACGGGGCAGCGACACGATAGACGTGGCAGACTTAATGCACCTCTTCATCTTTTACACGTCCATTGAATGGCACCGATTCGGCTTTCTAATACAAATTCTGAGGTGCATTACCAGGGTGGGAAGCACGGCCAGCAGCAACCAGGAGACGTGTGCGAAATTCCTAAAGTCGTGTGTTAACCTGAGGAtagaaataaagaaaaaattgaagacaaaaaagggaggaccCATTTTTAGGTTACACCGGGGGACCACCCATTGGGGTAAGTCTCACCCCTTTACGTTGATGCCAAACGGAGTCCCTCCCATCCGTGGGTCGCCCCATCAGGTGAAACGACTCATCGGGAGGCCTTCCCCCAAGTGGCGACATTCACCAAAGAGACTACAAAATAGGAGCAACTTAcagaagagggggagaaatgcCCTCAGACCGCTTCCCCCAGGTGGGAGGAGGAGCTACCACGTTGAGGAGACCTacgccaaatgggaaaaaagaacattCAAATTAGAAATGGTTCTTTGCAATGGGTTGATAGAGGAGTGTGCTTACCTCATTTTAGGGAAAGGGGGACACCTGGACGATGCAATTATGAAATACGTAAAGGTGTTACGTCGAGGAGGGATCTACCTAAACAGGGGGGACTCATCAAACTCGTTTACATCCCAACTGGCATATTATGTAAATGCCAATTGTGAGTGTCTCCCACCAGATGAGCTCCTAATCGCGGTGGACTACCTGACGGAGGCGaggaaagaagcgaaaagggggacagGGGTGGACCCCCAAATTGGGAGAATCAAATTGACGAGAGCGCTAACCCGGATGAGCCAACACCTCTGCAGTGCTATACAGAAGGGGTCCAATGAGTACACCGCCGGGGAAGTGTCCAAAGTGTTAGCCCTATGCGTGAGGAACAAGCGGTACGATGGGAACCATTATGATGAGAATCTCCTGGAGGGGGTCATCTCCTATGCGGTGGAACATTTGGATCAAATCAGCTCCAGAAGGCTCACCCGACTGGCCATTAACATTCACCAAAAGATGGGTTACCCGCGGAATGGGTTGCTACAGGCGATTGTGAATCGGTACAGGCCGCCTTTCCGGAGGGGCGCATCTCgcgggggaaggggaagaactgATAGGACGCGGCGGAGAGGGGAAAGGGCTGACACATCGCGGCGGGAAAGGGCCAATACACCGCCGCTGGAAACGACTGATGGACCCTCCTGggaggggaaccccccccgaAGAAACTTCCAAAGCGTGCGAATCAGCCAACTGCTGCGGTTTTTGAAGGTCCTCATCCAAAACGACCTGCACCTGGATGAGCAGTGGGCGGACTACTTCCTCTCCCTCATCAAAAGAAAATTCGCGCACATCAGCAGAGGGGACTTCCCCCTGCTCTGCCACGTGTTGCTGCACGTCCAGTCGAGGGAGATCCTCCCCAGCTTTTTCACCCCATCAGGGAGGTACCACCTGTACAGATATTTTCCCATTGAGGAGCTAGCCAAGTCACTCCGATTGACTCCCCTCATTCAGgttttgctcctcctcagCACGCAGATACATCCCCACAATaggaggatttttttttttttgtttttcaacACGTTGCGGAAGTTTTGCCTTCAGAGTGGCCCTCCACACGAAAGTGCACATGGGGAGAGACCCAATCGTGGAGGTGACTCCACATGTatgtcttcccccccccagatAGAGAAAGACCAAAGaggagaaaacgaaaaacaagAGCTCAGTTTCTTCAAGCACAATTTAAATTTCTACGAAAGGGGGAACAACAATAAGTatggcaagaaaaaaaaaaaaaaaaaaaaacaactccTTCagaataaaattgcaaaggcACCCATCCCGACATGCGAGCAGGTGAAAGAGGAGATAATCCCCTTCATCAAATTGGCTCCACCGGATTGTGAAAGAGAGGTCATTTTAGACGCTGCTAACAGGTTGAGCTCAACTCAAGGGGGAGAGACAACTTGTGTGTATACTGTCACCACGCCAGGTGGGGCTGCCCCGCCTGACCAACAGAACAGCGTAAAGGAGAACTGCCCCACTCGAGTGACTTCCCCATtggggggagaccccccaGGAGAGACCAATCACCCACATTTTGTAATTACATGCAACGGAGTGGCCAATGGGAGGGGCCTCCCGAGGCAGACCCACCTACGAGAGAACAACGCACCTAGTGCTAGCGGAGGAAGAACGGACCCCCCATATGGCAACCCCCCCATGAAGAAACAAACTGACCATAAAAGCGACTACTTTGAAAGTGTAGCCAACGCTCGAAACGTCCTTTTGGCGATACAGACTGTGCTTCTGCACCTTGCGGAGGAGCCCCCGAATGGTTCTCTTGAAGATGCTTCTAGTAGTCGCCGCTTATCATCCCGACTGAGCGAGCTAACCCTCACACAGCTGTTCCTGCTGCACAGGACCTACGCGCTGTGCTGCGCCTACATCGATTCTTCCCTCAGCGAGCAGAGGAGCTTGAACAACGAGAGGGTCGTCTCTTCGTCGAGGCTCCACAAGCAGGTCCTCTCCGTCCTGGCGCACGTG ACTCCCCAAGAAGAAGTCACAAGCGAGCTCGTCCACCACCCCTTCCAAGTGGACATTTGCCTCAGGAGGAGGCCCTGCTAA
- a CDS encoding hypothetical protein, conserved (encoded by transcript PVX_002730A), with the protein MEDITKRKKKKKKTKVTLETIQKEYTSVLQKKKTDVYITSGKPIKIYYDRVIKVLNSGTKQVELVIDGDNKQANNPCRPPGEEQVSIHAVGKNILRASYVLQDVINFYSNFINRVQQMAKNDKKPKVVDVFSFLSVEVESKTLQMNDTVITNTYAVEEEFLRDDYDALIAFARQPYNPALHKYRERTKERRVTGVVITIRKNPTAL; encoded by the exons ATGGAGGACAtaacgaagaggaaaaaaaaaaaaaaaaaaaccaaagtgACCCTGGAGACTATCCAAAAGGAATACACCTCCgtgttgcaaaaaaaaaaaacagacgTATACATAACGTCAGGGAAGCCAATCAAAATTTACTACGACCGAGTGATTAAGGTTCTTAACAGTGGCACCAAACAAGTGGAGCTGGTCATTGATGGAGACAACAAGCAGGCAAACAATCCTTGTAGACCACCCGGGGAGGAACAAGTGTCTATCCATGCCGTTGGGAAAAACATCCTCAGAGCATCGTACGTGCTCCAGGATgtcatcaatttttattctaattttataaataggGTACAACAAATGGCCAAGAATGATAAGAAGCCAAAAGTTGTGgacgttttttcttttcttagcGTTGAGGTTGAAAGCAAAACGCTGCAGATGAACGACACGGTGATTACAAACACGTATGCGGTGGAGGAGGAGTTCCTGCGGGACGACTACGACGCTTTGATAGCCTTTGCGAGGCAGCCGTACAACCCCGCTTTGCACAAGTACAGGGAG aggaCCAAGGAGCGAAGAGTCACCGGAGTGGTTATCACGATAAGGAAGAATCCCACCGCGCTGTAG
- a CDS encoding hypothetical protein, conserved (encoded by transcript PVX_002725A) yields MHHYVFVSLRRSAARSFVGIAHPRNGTGVSHGKKCLRHLVRLQRELYSLLNVGSWRDDLLLPSGRPQVEPTEFSSEAHAEAPVGVPIEPPNRLNKSALKLHKWTPLESEGSTMVAQTVEEKHMGETLSRMYTLMSRTPLRKALQLSEQVSNKDLYKIILMKHFHKINRRDRRGMLRGGKTNELLSLFLMCADYYVRMQGERGSRTGIHPCEGDQFEDTPAVCRDVLGALAQGLHTRAATLKLKEMNDLVTSLLRLRMADPLVVGEDTANDLIKRFSSRLFRVNCAVMEGGEGGPSSEWAAVQGEGHSNHRDDAHVVDYEGRLAASPTGQPSRAPPSGAIHLGDLAKVLYQLVTINKCLVSHKKGEPSDGFPDEQTALVNAILAYAKKEIKKGSVFKDKLFWRSCTSLLYSLTVLHCKKWHADCLEIFDHAVRSYEECFDGDATQLVSLHCYDAKNFGKEHWPEEEAKRACLLRSISHFCNSKATSIKFVLSTNEQPAEGHALLSLEELIKLSYAVTFFYKKVDSSGGNVNAKRTQRARRVICSLLLLTDGLVERAVLDALPVKGPLGRGEENGGDLLKRDPLKCDLSKGNPSKEDLRSRALLKRLSHLANVHHFHRIGDMKLLCAITLLMSKCRDVDLVVLSNVLNIFTKLDFTYDAYFVSFFFSNRMGRGYLGEEVLRARFFERSGGSHPPLSNHTDERSTPQEEKKKPMAFYIWRAFIKCVRRSVADKQKWKGLSPVNITKLVNGLIHFKCLDRQSIEVLIRIIAAQYRRGEALGEAAGVVKGSRGSAVDPLSEAAVAGRFNLVSLGSLLNYMSMTDDIQSYETKIKLVQMIAGNVVKRENSSDERLLCSIYVSYARLNIQDVGLFYIISKRLKGGQLNDLNVLSMLSYMNKAGIYDAHLLRTCFSNAFAKWRSKRKQRLSYAIHLLFILTSISQTFLFDSFYATVSRALEMISYVYGVCKDGEEAGAGAGAGAGGDEADEADEADEADGAHEADAERRRGEKKLSYNSLSMLLISLHTFHHFFLDVHLGGSAGRVLDRVSREYLKIFHFFLCQPWEAGEGMGATNSQIQRNVLTALRQVVGEDVCISYEYALRGTPYLVDMVLHRGGER; encoded by the coding sequence atGCACCACTATGTGTTTGTCTCTCTACGTAGATCAGCTGCCCGGTCGTTTGTGGGGATAGCCCACCCACGCAACGGTACAGGGGTGAGTCATGGGAAAAAGTGCTTGCGGCATTTGGTCAGGCTGCAAAGGGAGTTATATTCGTTACTGAATGTGGGGAGTTGGAGGGATGACCTGCTGCTCCCATCGGGCAGGCCGCAGGTGGAGCCAACAGAATTCTCAAGTGAAGCCCACGCAGAAGCCCCAGTCGGAGTGCCCATCGAACCCCCAAACcgcctgaacaagtcagccctaaaattgcacaaatggACCCCCTTGGAGAGCGAAGGAAGCACCATGGTGGCCCAAACGGTGGAGGAAAAACACATGGGAGAAACGCTCAGTCGCATGTACACCCTGATGAGTAGGACCCCCCTGAGGAAAGCTCTCCAACTGAGCGAACAAGTGAGCAACAAAGATctgtataaaataattttaatgaagCACTTCCATAAGATTAACAGGAGGGATAGAAGGGGGATGCTTCGCGGAGGCAAGACGAACGAGTTGCTGAGCCTCTTCCTCATGTGTGCAGATTACTACGTGCGCATGCAGGGGGAAAGGGGCAGCCGCACAGGGATACACCCATGTGAGGGGGACCAATTTGAGGACACCCCCGCTGTGTGCAGAGACGTGTTGGGAGCACTAGCACAGGGGCTTCATACAAGAGCGGCCACCCTCAAGCTGAAGGAAATGAACGATTTGGTAACCTCTCTGCTTCGACTGAGAATGGCTGACCCTCTTGTGGTGGGAGAGGACACCGCAAATGATTTAATTAAAAGATTTTCCTCTCGACTGTTTCGGGTGAACTGTGCTGTGatggaagggggggaaggaggacCAAGCAGTGAGTGGGCAGCTGTGCAAGGAGAAGGCCATAGCAATCATAGAGACGATGCCCATGTTGTTGATTACGAGGGTAGACTCGCTGCATCTCCAACGGGTCAACCGAGCAGAGCACCCCCATCTGGTGCGATCCACCTGGGTGATTTGGCCAAAGTGCTGTACCAACTGGTGACAATTAATAAGTGTCTGGTGagccacaaaaaaggggaaccttCGGACGGATTCCCAGACGAGCAAACAGCTCTAGTAAATGCAATCCTCGcgtatgcaaaaaaggaaattaaaaagggaagcgttTTTAAGGACAAGCTCTTCTGGCGGAGTTGCACCTCCCTGCTTTACAGCTTAACCGTTTTgcattgcaaaaaatggcacgcCGATTGTTTAGAAATATTTGACCACGCAGTAAGGTCCTATGAGGAGTGTTTCGATGGGGACGCGACTCAACTGGTTAGCCTCCACTGCTACGATGCGAAGAACTTCGGGAAGGAGCACTGGCCTGAGGAGGAGGCGAAGAGAGCGTGTCTTCTACGGAgcatttcccatttttgcaactcAAAAGCGACATCCATCAAGTTTGTCCTTTCCACGAATGAGCAGCCCGCGGAGGGGCACGCGCTCCTCTCCCTTGAGGAGCTAATCAAGCTGTCGTACGCCGTGACCTTCTTCTACAAGAAAGTAGATTCCTCCGGGGGGAACGTAAATGCGAAGCGGACCCAGCGTGCGCGCAGAGTCATCTGCTCACTGCTGCTGCTTACGGACGGGTTGGTGGAGCGCGCCGTTCTGGACGCCCTTCCGGTGAAGGGGCCACTTGGCAGGGGTGAGGAAAACGGCGGCGACCTTCTCAAGCGGGACCCCCTCAAGTGCGACCTCTCCAAAGGGAACCCCTCCAAAGAGGACCTCCGCTCACGCGCCCTCCTCAAACGGCTGAGCCATTTGGCCAATGTCCACCACTTCCACCGCATTGGGGACATGAAGCTCCTGTGTGCCATAACCCTCCTAATGAGCAAATGCAGGGACGTCGATCTGGTCGTCCTGAGCAACGTCCTTAacattttcacaaaattggaCTTTACCTACGATGCCTATTTCGTcagtttcttcttttctaaTCGTATGGGGAGGGGGTACCTGGGCGAGGAGGTCTTACGGGCTCGCTTTTTCGAGCGGAGTGGGGGTAGCCACCCTCCGTTGAGCAACCACACCGATGAGAGAAGCACCCCccaggaggagaaaaagaaaccgATGGCCTTCTACATATGGAGGGCTTTCATCAAATGCGTGAGGAGGAGCGTGGCGGACAAGCAGAAGTGGAAGGGCCTCTCCCCCGTGAATATCACGAAGCTGGTCAACGGGCTGATTCATTTCAAGTGCCTGGATAGGCAGTCCATAGAGGTGCTCATCAGGATAATAGCGGCGCAGTATCGGCGGGGGGAAGCACTTGGCGAAGCAGCTGGGGTGGTAAAGGGGTCGAGGGGAAGCGCAGTAGATCCCCTTAGCGAAGCAGCTGTGGCGGGACGCTTCAACCTGGTCTCCCTGGGGTCCCTGCTCAACTACATGAGCATGACGGACGACATCCAGTCCTACGAAACGAAGATTAAGCTTGTCCAGATGATAGCAGGCAACGTAGTGAAGCGGGAGAACTCATCCGATGAGAGGCTGCTCTGCAGCATCTACGTCAGCTACGCGAGATTGAATATACAGGACGTGGGTCTCTTTTACATCATAAGCAAGCGGCTTAAGGGGGGTCAACTGAATGACCTAAACGTGCTCAGCATGCTATCCTACATGAATAAGGCGGGCATATATGACGCACACCTGCTACGCACTTGCTTCAGTAACGCCTTTGCCAAGTGGAGGAGCAAAAGGAAGCAGCGATTGTCCTATGCAATTCACCTGCTGTTCATCTTAACCTCCATCAGTCAGACCTTCCTGTTTGACAGCTTTTACGCAACTGTGTCGCGCGCGTTGGAAATGATTTCCTACGTGTACGGTGTGTGCAAggatggggaagaagcaggagCGGGTGCGGGTGCGGGTGCGGGAGGAGATGAAGCTGATGAAGCAGATGAAGCTGACGAAGCAGATGGAGCTCACGAAGCAGATGCAGAAAggagaagaggggaaaaaaaattatcgtaCAACTCCCTCTCCATGCTGCTCATCAGCCTGCACACCTTTCACCACTTTTTCTTGGACGTCCACTTGGGGGGAAGTGCCGGACGAGTTTTGGACAGGGTGAGCAGGGAGTACCTGAAGatctttcacttttttttatgccaacCTTGGGAAGCGGGGGAGGGCATGGGCGCTACCAATTCGCAGATTCAGAGGAACGTGCTGACCGCGCTGCGCCAGGTGGTCGGCGAGGACGTGTGCATCAGCTACGAGTACGCCCTGCGCGGCACGCCCTACCTGGTCGACATGGTGCTCCACCGGGGGGGTGAGCGGTGA